A single window of Lagopus muta isolate bLagMut1 chromosome 23, bLagMut1 primary, whole genome shotgun sequence DNA harbors:
- the C23H1orf232 gene encoding uncharacterized protein C1orf232 homolog: MRASDGRREPPHLPACRCASPLSRAMTQGIWGLYKARVLQTLGGARADGALQEEGDPSELMEAAEPPALMEEGSGPVSQLARKVQGGWRTLSSLFTREDEHQLLNPEPCADHPLAAVPAELPPAQKAAGFWDLFATKWQQASTPDKEVAPAELSESPTEPPGDEGPSDLREPEEGAFRWGFLASKLAEIRNKNASKGN; the protein is encoded by the exons ATGAGGGCATCGGATGGCCGACGAGAGCCGCCCCACCTCCCCGCCTGCCGCTGCGCATCGCCTCTGTCCCGCGCCATGACCCAGGGCATCTGGGGGCTCTACAAAGCCAGGGTGCTGCAGACCCTGGGGGGGGCACGGGCTGACGGTGCGCTGCAGGAGGAG GGAGACCCTTCTGAGCTGATGGAGGCAGCGGAGCCTCCCGCGCTGATGGAGGAGGGATCCGGCCCTGTGTCCCAGCTGGCACGGAAG GTCCAGGGGGGCTGGAGGACGCTCTCATCTCTCTTCACCCGCGAGGATGAGCACCAGCTGCTCAACCCAGAGCCCTGCGCCGACCA CCCCCTTGCTGCCGTGCCAGCTGAGCTGCCTCCCGCCCAGAAAGCAGCCGGCTTTTGGGATCTCTTCGCTACCAAATGGCAGCAAGCATCGACACCGGACAAGGAGGTGGCCCCTGCAGAGCTGAGTGAGAGTCCCACAGAGCCACCAGGTGATGAGGGCCCCAGCGACCTGCGAGAGCCAGAGGAAGGGGCCTTCAGATGGGGCTTCCTGGCCAGCAAACTGGCTGAAATCCgaaataaaaatgcttccaAGGGCAACTAG
- the FAM110D gene encoding protein FAM110D, protein MVPLGSTPRAVCASGRGVSPLRLLNRGPEYLREQLGGGGGGRTPSAVERLEADKVKYVKSQQVINSRQEPALRGCSPCCSPRGRRLLALQQRHEFCHGSDLSCEGSRKVLPCPSSPVPRRGGGSRRLLRPDSLVIYRQKRDCPAINKENTKGYGLVRRLFQGPLRDKPPSSPPAQGSDKASESPMLWASMEQAEDVQTPGAGSSSSIVPVPGSPVPQPPQASSLAQPPASPGPSKPALGLRLSLPLSEKERFFNYCGLDRAMVEGLGKERFVPAGWDAASARLHSSCEWEPSQASGCSGEDVGPGEEEPDARLCSAISVVERNARVIKWLYGCQRAWAAAKESTV, encoded by the coding sequence ATGGTCCCACTCGGCAGCACCCCCCGAGCCGTCTGCGCTTCTGGCCGCGGCGTCTCCCCTCTGCGTTTGCTGAACCGGGGTCCCGAGTATCTGCGGGAGCAGCTGGGGGGAGGCGGCGGTGGCCGCACACCCAGCGCCGTGGAGCGGCTGGAAGCAGACAAAGTGAAATACGTCAAATCGCAGCAGGTCATCAACAGCCGACAGGAGCCGGCACTGCGAGGCTGCTCGCCCTGCTGCTCGCCCCGCGGCCGGCGACTTCTCGCCCTGCAGCAGCGCCACGAGTTCTGCCACGGCTCGGATCTGAGCTGTGAAGGCAGCCGCAAGGTGCTGCCCTGTCCTTCGTCCCCTGTGCCGCGGAGGGGAGGTGGCAGCAGGCGTCTGCTGAGACCCGACTCGCTCGTCATTTACCGGCAGAAGCGGGACTGCCCAGCGATCAACAAGGAGAACACCAAGGGCTACGGGCTGGTGCGACGCCTCTTCCAGGGGCCGCTCAGGGACAAACCCCCCAGCTCTCCCCCGGCCCAAGGGTCGGATAAAGCCTCCGAGAGCCCCATGCTGTGGGCATCCATGGAACAAGCAGAAGATGTGCAGACGCCGGGTgccggcagcagcagcagcatcgtCCCGGTGCCTGGCAGCCCCGTGCCGCAGCCCCCCCAAGCCTCCAGCCTGGCCCAGCCCCCCGCCTCCCCTGGCCCCAGCAAACCGGCACTCGGGCTGCGCCTGTCCCTGCCGCTTTCGGAGAAGGAGCGGTTCTTCAATTACTGTGGGCTGGACCGGGCCATGGTGGAAGGGCTGGGGAAGGAACGGTTTGTGCCAGCGGGATGGGATGCTGCCTCAGCACGGCTCCACAGCTCCTGTGAGTGGGAGCCCAGCCAGGCGTCAGGATGCAGCGGTGAGGACGTGGGGCCAGGTGAGGAGGAGCCGGACGCAAGGCTCTGCTCCGCCATTTCGGTGGTGGAGCGCAATGCCCGTGTCATCAAATGGCTCTATGGCTGCCAGCGAGCTTGGGCAGCCGCCAAGGAATCCACAGTCTGA
- the PDIK1L gene encoding serine/threonine-protein kinase PDIK1L, with the protein MVSSQPKYDLIREVGRGSYGVVYEAVVRKTSARVAVKKIRCHAPENVELALREFWALSSIKSQHPNVIHLEECILQKDGMVQKMSHGSSSSLYLQLVETSLKGEIVFDPRSAYYLWFVMDFCDGGDMNEYLLSRKPNRKTNTSFMLQLSSALAFLHKNQIIHRDLKPDNILISQSRMDASDLEPTLKVADFGLSKVCSASGQNPEEPVNVNKCFLSTACGTDFYMAPEVWEGHYTAKADIFALGIIIWAMLERITFVDTETKKELLGSYVKQGSAIVPVGEALLENPKMELLIPVKKKSMNAQMKQLIKEMLAANPQDRPDAFELELRLVNIAFKDSSWDT; encoded by the exons ATGGTGAGTAGCCAGCCTAAGTACGATCTAATACGGGAGGTTGGTCGTGGCAGTTATGGTGTGGTGTACGAAGCAGTCGTCAGGAAGACCTCTGCACGGGTGGCAGTGAAAAAGATTCGGTGCCATGCTCCAGAGAACGTGGAACTAGCTCTGCGTGAGTTCTGGGCACTTAGCAGTATCAAGAGCCAGCATCCCAACGTCATTCACCTGGAGGAGTGCATCTTGCAGAAAGATGGCATGGTGCAGAAGATGTCACATGGCTCCAGTTCCTCCCTTTATTTACAG CTTGTAGAGACCTCATTAAAAGGAGAAATAGTCTTTGATCCCAGAAGCGCTTATTACCTTTGGTTTGTAATGGATTTCTGTGATGGAGGAGATATGAATGAGTATCTGTTGTCTCGAAAACCTAACCGCAAGACCAACACCAGTTTCATGCTTCAGCTCAGCAGTGCGCTGGCTTTCCTGCACAAAAATCAGATTATTCATCGTGATCTCAAACCTGACAATATTCTGATATCGCAGAGCAGGATGGATGCCAGTGACTTGGAGCCCACGCTGAAAGTAGCTGACTTTGGGCTGAGTAAGGTATGTTCAGCTTCAGGACAGAATCCCGAGGAACCAGTCAACGTAAATAAGTGTTTCCTATCGACTGCGTGTGGGACTGACTTCTATATGGCCCCCGAAGTCTGGGAAGGACACTACACTGCCAAAGCAGACATTTTTGCACTGGGGATCATAATCTGGGCAATGCTAGAAAGAATCACATTCGTAGACACAGAGACAAAGAAGGAACTCCTGGGTAGTTACGTCAAGCAGGGCTCAGCAATCGTGCCTGTTGGAGAGGCACTGCTAGAAAACCCTAAGATGGAGCTGCTCATCCctgtaaagaaaaaatccatGAATGCACAGATGAAACAGTTGATTAAGGAAATGCTGGCTGCCAACCCGCAGGACCGTCCTGATGCTTTTGAACTAGAGCTGCGATTAGTCAACATAGCTTTTAAAGACAGCAGCTGGGACACGTGA
- the TRIM63 gene encoding E3 ubiquitin-protein ligase TRIM63 isoform X1, whose amino-acid sequence MDKSCVRGSGSRTGVALRRSSSAVPMDFQPSILRDGSPMESLEKQLLCPICLEMFSKPVVILPCQHNLCRKCANDIFQAANPYWQSRGSSIISGGRFRCPTCRHEVLLDRHGVYGLQRNLLVENIIDIYKQEFSSRPLKKGEHPMCKEHEDERINIYCVTCEVPTCSMCKVFGAHKDCEVAPLQSIFQGQKSELNNCISMLVAGNDRIQTIISQLEDSCRSTEENSEAAKQELCARFDAFAALLEEKKMELLGRITREQEDKTGFVQGLIHKYKEQLEKSSRLVETAVQAMEETDGAAFLMNAKQLIKTIVEASKGGRLEKIEQGYENMDAFTVNLEHLTDAVHALDFESDEEDEFYEEVEEDTGDTEPERVAAAPQ is encoded by the exons ATGGATAAAAGCTGCGTGAGGGGCTCCGGCAGCAGAACTGGGGTTGCTCTGAGGAGGAGCAGTAGTGCCGTACCGATGGATTTCCAGCCTAGCATCCTGCGCGATGGCAGCCCCATGGAGAGCctggagaagcagctgctgtgccccaTCTGCCTGGAGATGTTCAGCAAGCCTGTGGTGatcctgccctgccagcacaaCCTCTGCCGCAAGTGTGCCAATGACATCTTCCAG GCTGCCAATCCGTACTGGCAGAGCCGAGGCAGCAGCATCATTTCGGGGGGCCGGTTCCGCTGCCCTACGTGCCGCCACGAGGTCCTGCTGGACCGCCACGGTGTCTATGGGCTGCAGAGGAACCTGCTGGTGGAGAACATCATCGACATCTACAAGCAGGAGTTCTCCAG CAGGCCACTCAAGAAGGGGGAGCACCCTATGTGCAAGGAGCACGAGGATGAGAGGATCAACATCTACTGTGTCACCTGCGAGGTCCCCACCTGCTCCATGTGCAAGGTCTTCGGTGCTCACAAGGACTGCGAAGTGGCCCCTCTGCAGAGCATCTTCCAGGGCCAGAAG AGCGAGCTGAACAACTGCATTTCCATGCTAGTGGCAGGGAACGACCGCATCCAGACCATCATTTCCCAGCTGGAGGATTCCTGCCGCAGCACTGAG GAGAACAGCGAGGCAGCCAAGCAGGAGCTCTGTGCACGTTTTGATGCATTTGCAGCgctgctggaggagaagaagaTGGAGCTGCTGGGACGCATCACCCGTGAGCAGGAGGACAAGACAGGCTTTGTGCAAGGCCTCATCCACAAGTATAAGGAGCAGCTAGAGAAGTCCAGCCGGCTGGTAGAGACGGCCGTCCAGGCCATGGAGGAGACCGACGGGGCCGCCTTCCTCATG AATGCCAAGCAGCTCATTAAAAC GATTGTGGAGGCCTCCAAGGGCGGCAGGCTGGAGAAGATTGAGCAAGGCTATGAGAACATGGATGCCTTCACAGTCAATCTTGAGCACCTCACCGATGCCGTCCATGCCTTGGACTTTGAGTCAG ATGAGGAGGATGAGTTCTATGAGGAGGTGGAAGAAGATACAGGAGACACAGAACCCGAAAGGGTAGCGGCAG CCCCCCAGTAG
- the TRIM63 gene encoding E3 ubiquitin-protein ligase TRIM63 isoform X2: MDKSCVRGSGSRTGVALRRSSSAVPMDFQPSILRDGSPMESLEKQLLCPICLEMFSKPVVILPCQHNLCRKCANDIFQAANPYWQSRGSSIISGGRFRCPTCRHEVLLDRHGVYGLQRNLLVENIIDIYKQEFSRPLKKGEHPMCKEHEDERINIYCVTCEVPTCSMCKVFGAHKDCEVAPLQSIFQGQKSELNNCISMLVAGNDRIQTIISQLEDSCRSTEENSEAAKQELCARFDAFAALLEEKKMELLGRITREQEDKTGFVQGLIHKYKEQLEKSSRLVETAVQAMEETDGAAFLMNAKQLIKTIVEASKGGRLEKIEQGYENMDAFTVNLEHLTDAVHALDFESDEEDEFYEEVEEDTGDTEPERVAAAPQ, translated from the exons ATGGATAAAAGCTGCGTGAGGGGCTCCGGCAGCAGAACTGGGGTTGCTCTGAGGAGGAGCAGTAGTGCCGTACCGATGGATTTCCAGCCTAGCATCCTGCGCGATGGCAGCCCCATGGAGAGCctggagaagcagctgctgtgccccaTCTGCCTGGAGATGTTCAGCAAGCCTGTGGTGatcctgccctgccagcacaaCCTCTGCCGCAAGTGTGCCAATGACATCTTCCAG GCTGCCAATCCGTACTGGCAGAGCCGAGGCAGCAGCATCATTTCGGGGGGCCGGTTCCGCTGCCCTACGTGCCGCCACGAGGTCCTGCTGGACCGCCACGGTGTCTATGGGCTGCAGAGGAACCTGCTGGTGGAGAACATCATCGACATCTACAAGCAGGAGTTCTCCAG GCCACTCAAGAAGGGGGAGCACCCTATGTGCAAGGAGCACGAGGATGAGAGGATCAACATCTACTGTGTCACCTGCGAGGTCCCCACCTGCTCCATGTGCAAGGTCTTCGGTGCTCACAAGGACTGCGAAGTGGCCCCTCTGCAGAGCATCTTCCAGGGCCAGAAG AGCGAGCTGAACAACTGCATTTCCATGCTAGTGGCAGGGAACGACCGCATCCAGACCATCATTTCCCAGCTGGAGGATTCCTGCCGCAGCACTGAG GAGAACAGCGAGGCAGCCAAGCAGGAGCTCTGTGCACGTTTTGATGCATTTGCAGCgctgctggaggagaagaagaTGGAGCTGCTGGGACGCATCACCCGTGAGCAGGAGGACAAGACAGGCTTTGTGCAAGGCCTCATCCACAAGTATAAGGAGCAGCTAGAGAAGTCCAGCCGGCTGGTAGAGACGGCCGTCCAGGCCATGGAGGAGACCGACGGGGCCGCCTTCCTCATG AATGCCAAGCAGCTCATTAAAAC GATTGTGGAGGCCTCCAAGGGCGGCAGGCTGGAGAAGATTGAGCAAGGCTATGAGAACATGGATGCCTTCACAGTCAATCTTGAGCACCTCACCGATGCCGTCCATGCCTTGGACTTTGAGTCAG ATGAGGAGGATGAGTTCTATGAGGAGGTGGAAGAAGATACAGGAGACACAGAACCCGAAAGGGTAGCGGCAG CCCCCCAGTAG
- the SLC30A2 gene encoding zinc transporter 2 yields MAAGGGEKQQLLGEGTGRSYLGMAQKHAAGSAQGQAPTLELRARHRRHCHAGGAGSDPRQQQRARRKLYVAAGICLIFMVGEAVGGYLAHSLAILTDAAHLLTDFASIMISLFALWVSSRPATKTMNFGWHRAEILGALLSVLSIWVVTGVLVYLAAQRLLLGDYDIEGSVMLITSACAVAVNIVMGAALHQTGHGHSHGGAHEQPHTHEQPNPSVRAAFIHVVGDLLQSVGVLIASYIIFFKPEYKYVDPICTFLFSVLVLGTTLTILRDVLLVLMEGTPRGMDFNAVRDTLLAVGGVEAVHSLHIWALTASQPLLSVHIAINAGADSQEVLEEASSRLQRAFRFHTTTIQIESYSEDMRDCRECQPPSD; encoded by the exons ATGGCAGCGGGCGgaggggagaagcagcagcttctggGCGAGGGCACGGGCAG GTCCTACCTGGGCATGGCACAGAAGCACGCGGCGGGCTCGGCGCAGGGCCAGGCGCCCACCCTGGAGCTGAGAGCACGGCACCGCCGGCACTGCCATGCGGGGGGGGCTGGCAGTGACCCCCGCCAGCAGCAGCGGGCGCGCAGGAAGCTCTACGTGGCTGCTGGCATCTGCCTCATCTTCATGGTGGGGGAAGCTGTGG GCGGGTATCTGGCCCACAGCCTGGCCATCCTGACGGACGCTGCCCACCTCCTGACGGACTTTGCCAGCATCATGATCAGCCTCTTTGCCCTCTGGGTGTCCTCACGTCCCGCCACCAAAACCATGAACTTTGGTTGGCACCGTGCAG AGATCCTGGGGGCCCTGCTCTCCGTGCTGTCCATCTGGGTAGTGACGGGTGTCCTAGTGTACCTGGCGGCCCAACGCCTGCTCTTGGGTGACTACGACATCGAGGGCAGCGTCATGCTCATCACctctgcctgtgctgtggcCGTCAACATCGT gatGGGGGCAGCTCTGCACCAAACGGGGCACGGGCACAGCCATGGAGGGGCTCATGAGCAGCCCCACACCCATGAACAGCCCAATCCCAGCGTCCGTGCAGCCTTCATCCACGTGGTGGGGGATCTACTGCAGAGCGTCGGCGTCCTCATTGCATCCTACATCATCTTCTTTAAG cCCGAATACAAGTACGTGGACCCCATCTGCACCTTCCTCTTCTCCGTGCTGGTGCTGGGGACAACGCTGACCATCCTCCGCGACGTCCTCCTCGTCCTCATGGAGG GCACCCCCAGGGGGATGGACTTCAACGCGGTGCGGGACACGCTGCTGGCGGTGGGCGGCGTGGAGGCGGTGCACAGCCTGCACATCTGGGCGCTGACAGCCTCGCAGCCGCTGCTCTCTGTGCACATCGCCATCA ATGCGGGTGCCGACTCGCAGGAGGTGTTGGAGGAGGCCAGCTCCCGGCTGCAGCGCGCCTTCCGTTTCCACACCACCACCATCCAGATCGAGAGCTACTCCGAGGACATGCGGGACTGCCGTGAGTGTCAGCCTCCCAGCGACTGA
- the EXTL1 gene encoding exostosin-like 1 isoform X2: MQTRKKYIFLTFLASWLLLFFFGREQLRRFAFFPRRNVAARRSWPRWADRALLHSFAEPTELQGSGDTAQPSPRALRAAQLSTSQGSRCRMESCFDASRCQNGFKVFTYPREHGEPMSESYSKILTSIESSRYYTPRPEEACLFVLSIDTLDRDPLSAHYIRSVEQRIRSFPLWNSGRNHLIFNLYAGTWPNYTEELGFDIGHAMLAKASFHSKNFRPGFDVSIPLFPREHPQRGGQSGWLHHNSVPPKKKYLLVFKGKRYLTGIGSGTRNALHHIHNGRDIVSLTTCRHGKDWERHKDTRCDQDNVDYEKFDYQELLHNSTFCIVPRGRRLGSFRFLEALQAACIPVLLSDGWELPFSEAIDWGKAAVVGSERLLLQIPSAVRCIRPERVLAFQQQTQFLWDAYFSSVDKIVHTTLEIIRDRLLPHRSRSRILWNSLPGGLLALPDFSTHLGDFPFYYLQHGSGPSDKFTALLRADPPLGSLSQPTLKLIQAVSRSQYCAQILVLWSCEKPPPPSGTWPQTAVPLTIIQGRTKLSDRFFPYAAIGTDAVLSLDEHTSLSTSEVDFAFVVWRSFPERIVGFSAWSHFWDPEQKRWGYTSRWTNKLSIVLTTAAFYHRYYHSLFTEYLPVGLRELVDRLTACEDILMNLLVAAVTKLPPIKVTQWKQHKEAATQPVKDTAAGSTRRFSQQQDCLNQLVDWFGSMPLVSSQLRLDPVLFKDQVSVLRKKYRYLEKP; this comes from the exons ATGCAGACcaggaagaaatacattttcctgaCTTTCCTCGCCTCTtggcttctgcttttcttctttggaagagAGCAGCTGCGtcgttttgctttctttcccagGAGGAACGTCGCAGCCCGCAGGAGTTGGCCCCGCTGGGCGGATCGTGCCCTCCTGCACAGCTTTGCGGAGCCCacggagctgcagggcagcggAGACACGGCGCAGCCCTCACCCCGAGCCCTGCGGGCGGCACAGCTGAGCACATCCCAGGGCAGCCGGTGCCGCATGGAGAGCTGCTTCGACGCCTCCCGCTGCCAGAATGGCTTCAAGGTGTTCACGTACCCGCGGGAGCACGGTGAGCCCATGTCAGAGAGCTACAGCAAGATCCTCACCTCCATCGAGAGCTCGCGTTACTACACCCCACGTCCTGAGGAAGCCTGTCTCTTCGTGCTGAGCATCGACACGTTGGACCGCGACCCCCTCTCTGCTCACTACATCCGCAGCGTGGAGCAGAGGATCCGCTCCTTCCCCTTGTGGAACAGCGGCCGCAACCACCTCATCTTCAACCTGTATGCGGGCACTTGGCCCAACTACACTGAGGAGCTGGGTTTTGACATCGGCCACGCCATGCTGGCCAAGGCCAGCTTCCACAGCAAGAACTTCAGGCCCGGTTTTGATGTCTCCATCCCCCTTTTCCCCAGGGAGCATCCGCAGCGCGGCGGGCAGAGCGGGTGGCTGCACCACAACTCGGTGcccccaaaaaagaaatatttgctggTGTTCAAGGGGAAACGTTACCTGACCGGGATCGGCTCTGGCACCAGGAATGCTCTGCACCACATCCACAATGGGAGGGACATCGTGTCGCTCACCACCTGCAGGCATGGCAAGGACTGGGAGAGGCACAAGGACACGCGCTGCGACCAGGACAACGTGGACTATGAAAA GTTCGActaccaggagctgctgcacaaCTCCACCTTCTGCATCGTGCCCCGAGGCCGGCGTCTGGGCTCCTTCCGCTTCCTGGAGGCACTGCAG GCCGCCtgcatcccagtgctgctgagcgACGGCTGGGAGCTGCCCTTCTCTGAGGCCATCGACTGGGGCAAAGCAGCCGTGGTGGGCAGTGAGCGACTGCTCCTGCAG ATCCCCTCTGCCGTCCGCTGCATCCGCCCAGAGCGCGTGCTGGCATTCCAACAGCAGACTCAGTTCCTGTGGGACGCATACTTTTCCTCTGTCGACAAGATCGTGCACACCACACTGGAG ATCATTCGGGATCGGCTGCTCCCGCACCGCTCGCGATCCCGCATCCTCTGGAACTCACTGCCTGGggggctgctggcactgcctgactTCTCCACGCACCTCGGGGACTTTCCCTTCTACTACCTGCAGCACG GCTCTGGCCCTTCTGACAAGTTCACAGCACTGCTCCGGGCTGATCCCCCGCTGGGTTCCCTCTCCCAGCCCACCCTCAAGCTCATCCAGGCCGTCTCCAGGTCCCAGTACTGTGCGCAg ATCCTGGTGCTGTGGAGCTGCGAGAAGCCACCGCCTCCAAGTGGGACGTGGCCACAGACTGCTGTGCCTCTCACCATCATCCAGGGCAGGACGAAG ctcagcgACCGCTTCTTCCCATACGCAGCCATTGGGACAGATGCAGTGCTCAGCCTGGATGAGCACACCAGCCTCTCTACCAGCGAG GTGGATTTTGCCTTTGTGGTGTGGCGCAGCTTCCCTGAACGCATCGTGGGCTTCTCTGCATGGAGCCACTTCTGGGACCCCGAGCAGAAGCGCTGGGGCTACACCTCCAGGTGGACCAACAAGCTCTCCATCGTCCTCACCACCGCCGCCTTCTATCACAG GTATTACCACAGCCTCTTCACGGAGTACCTCCCCGTGGGGCTGCGGGAGCTGGTGGACAGACTGACCGCCTGTGAGGACATCCTTATGAAcctgctggtggctgctgtCACCAAGCTGCCTCCCATCAAGGTCACGCAGTGGAAACAGCACAAAGAAGCTGCAACTCAGCCG gtGAAGGACACGGCGGCAGGCAGCACCCGGCgtttctcccagcagcaggattGCCTCAACCAGCTGGTGGACTGGTTTGGCTCCATGCCCCTCGTGTCCTCCCAGCTGCGCCTCGACCCAGTGCTCTTCAAGGACCAGGTCTCCGTCCTGCGCAAGAAATATCGCTACTTGGAGAAGCCctga
- the EXTL1 gene encoding exostosin-like 1 isoform X1 has protein sequence MQTRKKYIFLTFLASWLLLFFFGREQLRRFAFFPRRNVAARRSWPRWADRALLHSFAEPTELQGSGDTAQPSPRALRAAQLSTSQGSRCRMESCFDASRCQNGFKVFTYPREHGEPMSESYSKILTSIESSRYYTPRPEEACLFVLSIDTLDRDPLSAHYIRSVEQRIRSFPLWNSGRNHLIFNLYAGTWPNYTEELGFDIGHAMLAKASFHSKNFRPGFDVSIPLFPREHPQRGGQSGWLHHNSVPPKKKYLLVFKGKRYLTGIGSGTRNALHHIHNGRDIVSLTTCRHGKDWERHKDTRCDQDNVDYEKFDYQELLHNSTFCIVPRGRRLGSFRFLEALQAACIPVLLSDGWELPFSEAIDWGKAAVVGSERLLLQIPSAVRCIRPERVLAFQQQTQFLWDAYFSSVDKIVHTTLEIIRDRLLPHRSRSRILWNSLPGGLLALPDFSTHLGDFPFYYLQHGSGPSDKFTALLRADPPLGSLSQPTLKLIQAVSRSQYCAQILVLWSCEKPPPPSGTWPQTAVPLTIIQGRTKLSDRFFPYAAIGTDAVLSLDEHTSLSTSEVDFAFVVWRSFPERIVGFSAWSHFWDPEQKRWGYTSRWTNKLSIVLTTAAFYHRYLGGWGGPCGAVRLKPALLILHRYYHSLFTEYLPVGLRELVDRLTACEDILMNLLVAAVTKLPPIKVTQWKQHKEAATQPVKDTAAGSTRRFSQQQDCLNQLVDWFGSMPLVSSQLRLDPVLFKDQVSVLRKKYRYLEKP, from the exons ATGCAGACcaggaagaaatacattttcctgaCTTTCCTCGCCTCTtggcttctgcttttcttctttggaagagAGCAGCTGCGtcgttttgctttctttcccagGAGGAACGTCGCAGCCCGCAGGAGTTGGCCCCGCTGGGCGGATCGTGCCCTCCTGCACAGCTTTGCGGAGCCCacggagctgcagggcagcggAGACACGGCGCAGCCCTCACCCCGAGCCCTGCGGGCGGCACAGCTGAGCACATCCCAGGGCAGCCGGTGCCGCATGGAGAGCTGCTTCGACGCCTCCCGCTGCCAGAATGGCTTCAAGGTGTTCACGTACCCGCGGGAGCACGGTGAGCCCATGTCAGAGAGCTACAGCAAGATCCTCACCTCCATCGAGAGCTCGCGTTACTACACCCCACGTCCTGAGGAAGCCTGTCTCTTCGTGCTGAGCATCGACACGTTGGACCGCGACCCCCTCTCTGCTCACTACATCCGCAGCGTGGAGCAGAGGATCCGCTCCTTCCCCTTGTGGAACAGCGGCCGCAACCACCTCATCTTCAACCTGTATGCGGGCACTTGGCCCAACTACACTGAGGAGCTGGGTTTTGACATCGGCCACGCCATGCTGGCCAAGGCCAGCTTCCACAGCAAGAACTTCAGGCCCGGTTTTGATGTCTCCATCCCCCTTTTCCCCAGGGAGCATCCGCAGCGCGGCGGGCAGAGCGGGTGGCTGCACCACAACTCGGTGcccccaaaaaagaaatatttgctggTGTTCAAGGGGAAACGTTACCTGACCGGGATCGGCTCTGGCACCAGGAATGCTCTGCACCACATCCACAATGGGAGGGACATCGTGTCGCTCACCACCTGCAGGCATGGCAAGGACTGGGAGAGGCACAAGGACACGCGCTGCGACCAGGACAACGTGGACTATGAAAA GTTCGActaccaggagctgctgcacaaCTCCACCTTCTGCATCGTGCCCCGAGGCCGGCGTCTGGGCTCCTTCCGCTTCCTGGAGGCACTGCAG GCCGCCtgcatcccagtgctgctgagcgACGGCTGGGAGCTGCCCTTCTCTGAGGCCATCGACTGGGGCAAAGCAGCCGTGGTGGGCAGTGAGCGACTGCTCCTGCAG ATCCCCTCTGCCGTCCGCTGCATCCGCCCAGAGCGCGTGCTGGCATTCCAACAGCAGACTCAGTTCCTGTGGGACGCATACTTTTCCTCTGTCGACAAGATCGTGCACACCACACTGGAG ATCATTCGGGATCGGCTGCTCCCGCACCGCTCGCGATCCCGCATCCTCTGGAACTCACTGCCTGGggggctgctggcactgcctgactTCTCCACGCACCTCGGGGACTTTCCCTTCTACTACCTGCAGCACG GCTCTGGCCCTTCTGACAAGTTCACAGCACTGCTCCGGGCTGATCCCCCGCTGGGTTCCCTCTCCCAGCCCACCCTCAAGCTCATCCAGGCCGTCTCCAGGTCCCAGTACTGTGCGCAg ATCCTGGTGCTGTGGAGCTGCGAGAAGCCACCGCCTCCAAGTGGGACGTGGCCACAGACTGCTGTGCCTCTCACCATCATCCAGGGCAGGACGAAG ctcagcgACCGCTTCTTCCCATACGCAGCCATTGGGACAGATGCAGTGCTCAGCCTGGATGAGCACACCAGCCTCTCTACCAGCGAG GTGGATTTTGCCTTTGTGGTGTGGCGCAGCTTCCCTGAACGCATCGTGGGCTTCTCTGCATGGAGCCACTTCTGGGACCCCGAGCAGAAGCGCTGGGGCTACACCTCCAGGTGGACCAACAAGCTCTCCATCGTCCTCACCACCGCCGCCTTCTATCACAGGTACCTGGGTGGATGGGGAGGGCCCTGTGGGGCTGTGAGGCTGAAGCCTGCCCTCCTCATTCTTCACAGGTATTACCACAGCCTCTTCACGGAGTACCTCCCCGTGGGGCTGCGGGAGCTGGTGGACAGACTGACCGCCTGTGAGGACATCCTTATGAAcctgctggtggctgctgtCACCAAGCTGCCTCCCATCAAGGTCACGCAGTGGAAACAGCACAAAGAAGCTGCAACTCAGCCG gtGAAGGACACGGCGGCAGGCAGCACCCGGCgtttctcccagcagcaggattGCCTCAACCAGCTGGTGGACTGGTTTGGCTCCATGCCCCTCGTGTCCTCCCAGCTGCGCCTCGACCCAGTGCTCTTCAAGGACCAGGTCTCCGTCCTGCGCAAGAAATATCGCTACTTGGAGAAGCCctga